In a genomic window of Acidobacteriota bacterium:
- the glmU gene encoding bifunctional UDP-N-acetylglucosamine diphosphorylase/glucosamine-1-phosphate N-acetyltransferase GlmU, translated as MKSRVPKVLHRVAGRPMIDHVLDLAAELSPSSVTLVVGYGADLVRESLAARPGLRFALQEPQLGTGHALLQAEPLLEGASGIVLLLSGDVPLLKAATLRRLVTAHDAAGAAATVLTARVDQPEGYGRIVRESPGGRILRIVEHRDAGEEERRIREINTGIYAFDVAPLFAALHAIGAANAQGEYYLPDLVAIYRSRGLGVETVETGDVREVQGINSRSELAEASAAVRRRRCEELMAAGVTIVDPAATYIDSTVTVGADTTIHPNVYLEGATSIGEGCEIHSGVRVVDSAIGSGAVILNHCVITSSMIGDGVRVGPFAHVRPESHVMEGAHIGNFVELKKTTVGRGSKANHLTYLGDATIGEKVNVGAGTITCNYDGEKKHPTVIEDGAFIGSDTQLVAPVKVGRGAYVGAGSSITKDVPPGALAIARGTQVNKDGWVERRKKEKGKR; from the coding sequence ATGAAATCGCGCGTGCCCAAAGTCCTGCACCGGGTCGCCGGCCGGCCGATGATCGACCACGTTCTGGACCTCGCCGCGGAACTTTCTCCTTCATCGGTGACCCTCGTCGTTGGTTACGGCGCCGATCTTGTCCGCGAATCTCTCGCAGCTCGGCCGGGACTGCGGTTTGCACTGCAGGAACCGCAGCTCGGCACGGGGCATGCTCTGCTGCAGGCAGAGCCTCTACTGGAGGGCGCCAGCGGCATCGTACTGTTGCTCTCCGGCGACGTACCGCTGCTCAAGGCAGCCACACTGCGTCGCCTGGTGACCGCGCACGACGCGGCCGGCGCGGCCGCCACGGTGCTGACCGCGCGCGTGGACCAGCCGGAGGGTTACGGTCGGATCGTCCGGGAGTCACCCGGGGGACGGATCCTCCGGATCGTGGAGCATCGCGACGCCGGCGAGGAGGAGCGGCGGATTCGCGAAATCAACACGGGCATCTACGCCTTCGACGTCGCCCCGCTGTTCGCCGCGCTTCACGCGATCGGCGCGGCCAACGCCCAGGGCGAGTACTACCTGCCCGATCTGGTCGCCATCTACCGGAGCCGTGGTCTCGGCGTCGAGACCGTTGAGACAGGAGACGTTCGCGAAGTGCAGGGCATCAACAGCCGTTCGGAGCTTGCCGAAGCCAGCGCGGCGGTTCGCCGCCGCCGGTGCGAGGAACTGATGGCGGCCGGCGTGACCATCGTCGATCCGGCCGCCACCTACATCGATTCGACCGTCACGGTTGGCGCCGACACCACGATCCACCCGAACGTGTACCTCGAGGGCGCGACCAGCATTGGCGAGGGCTGCGAGATCCACTCCGGCGTCCGCGTGGTCGATTCCGCGATTGGCAGCGGAGCGGTCATCCTCAATCACTGCGTCATCACATCGTCGATGATCGGTGACGGCGTGCGCGTCGGGCCATTCGCGCACGTCCGCCCGGAATCGCACGTCATGGAAGGGGCGCACATCGGCAACTTTGTCGAGCTGAAGAAGACGACGGTCGGCCGTGGATCGAAAGCCAACCACCTGACGTACCTCGGGGACGCCACGATCGGGGAGAAGGTGAACGTCGGCGCCGGCACCATCACCTGCAACTACGATGGCGAGAAGAAGCATCCGACCGTGATCGAAGACGGCGCGTTCATCGGCAGCGATACGCAGCTCGTGGCTCCCGTCAAGGTCGGCAGGGGGGCTTACGTGGGCGCAGGCTCCTCGATCACGAAGGACGTGCCGCCCGGCGCGCTCGCGATCGCGCGCGGCACGCAGGTGAACAAGGACGGGTGGGTCGAGAGAAGGAAGAAGGAAAAAGGTAAAAGGTAG